The following DNA comes from Aquila chrysaetos chrysaetos chromosome 9, bAquChr1.4, whole genome shotgun sequence.
CCACCTATGTCCCCTGGCTTTGGCGAGTGCAGGAATACTGGGCTCCAAGGAGACGCCCCAGGGTGCCACAGTGTCCCCGGTGTCCCCGGCACGCTGCCCTGCTGCATCCGTGGCGGAAACCACGGCGGGGCCAAACGCTGGCGTGGGCTGAAAGGCCCTTTctgtgccgccgccgccgccggccggggctggcaggggacagggacagggacggggacgGAAACGAGCCTGGCGCTGCCACCAGCCGTTTGTCCCTGTCACCTCCCATTCatccctcttcctcttcctccctcccagctaggacgcctgggtcccctccATGGGACGGGGGTGTGTGGGGAGAGCTGCCAGGTGAcagaggggacagggatgaGTTTGAAgagggatggatggacagacaggTAGGTGAGTGGGTGGGTGTaaatggatggatggacggacGGACAAGTGTATGGATGTGCCTAtgcagggatggatggatggacagacaggTGAGAGCTCACGTGGATGGACAGAAGGATGgctggacagacagacacattACAGGGATGGACAGACAGGTGCATGGATCTGTGCATCCATGGATGGATGGATAAAGGGGTcgatggatggatggatggatggttGGGGAGGAATGATGGACAGGCAGGTGGATCGAGTCTGAAGGGATAGACAATGGGTGAATGAGCAGAGGAATGGAGAGACAGCAGATCCGTGGCGAGACAGGAGGACAGACGGATGGGTGGGTGGATTTATCGATAGGGGATAGAGAGGGACAGCCAGCCAGAGGGCTGGCTGAAGGCTGGGTGGATGGACAGACAGGTGGACAGATGGATGGAGGCTGCAGGGGGGGTGGGAGCGATAGCAGCCCCCGTCACTGAGGTGCTATGAGTCCGTTGGGTCTCCACATCTGGGCCAGGGCCTCCTACATGCCCCATGTCCCCACGCTGCCTGGGGGCAGCACGGGGGGCTCTATGTGAGCCTCCCCAGTGCCCCTCTGACGTGAGACAAATCCTCCTGGcctcagcccctgcctgccGCTGTAGGGGGAGGCAGCATGACTGGTGGGAGCACTGAGGAGGGGTGGAAGGGGGGGTGTTCCCCCATAGCTCCTACCCACCCACCCATGCCCCAGTGCACCCACACATCTATCAGTGTCCCCCACATCCTTCCTCTCCATCTACCACCCCCTCAGCTCTGTCCCATCCGCCCAGTGAACACCAAACCTCCATCCTCCCCCCCGTCCATTGTCTCTGTCCCTCCACCCACCCCTCAGGTCCAGCCATTCCTTTTGTCAGCTGTCCATCCTCTCACCACACACCATACATCCATCTTCTCTATCCATCCGtcttcatccatccatccatccacccacccacccatcccTCCTCTCCATCCGTCTTCtccatccttcctctctgtcttcTCCATCTGTCAGttttcatccatccatccatccatccacacATCCACCCATCCCTCTTCTCCACCCATCCatctccatccatccacccacccatcccTCTTCTCTATCCATTCCTCTTCATCCCTCCACCCACTCACCCACCCACCGACTCAACACTTCCCATCCAtgcaccctccctcccctctgcatCCCCAGCACCCCTCTCTCCCAGGCGGCACCTCCTCACTGCCCCTCACCATCACCTCTTCCAGATGACGTCGGCCACCAAGGTGTACTACAGCCAGACCACGCAGACGGACAGCCGCCCGCTCATCGGCTCGGGCCTGCGCCGGCGCCGGGTGATGACCAAGGACGGCCGCAGCAACGTGCGGATGGAGCACATCGCCGACAAGCGCTTCCTGTACCTCAAGGACCTATGGACCACCTTCATCGACATGCAATGGCGGTACAAGCTGGTCCTCTTCTCTGCCACCTTTGCGGGCACCTGGTTCGCCTTCGGCGTCGTCTGGTACCTGGTGGCTGTGGTCCACGGGGACCTGCTGGAGTTCGACCCACCGGCCAACCACACACCGTGCGTTATGCAGGTGCACACCCTCACTGgtgccttcctcttctccctggagTCCCAGACCACCATCGGCTATGGCTTCCGCTACATCAGCGAGGAGTGTCCCCTCGCCATCGTCCTGCTCATCACCCAGCTGGTCCTCACCACCATCATGGAGATCTTCATCACTGGCACCTTCCTGGCCAAGATCGCCCGGCCCAAGAAACGTGCCGAGACCATCAAGTTCAGCCAAAATGCAGTGGTGGCCCAACACAACGGCAAGACCTGCCTGATGATCCGCGTGGCCAACATGCGCAAGAGCCTGCTCATCGGCTGCCAGGTGACGGGCAAGCTCCTCCAGACCCACCTCACCAAGGAGGGCGAGAGCGTCCGCCTCAACCAGGTCAATGTGGACTTCCAGGTGGACACCTCCTCCGACAGCCCCTTCCTCATCCTGCCCCTCACCTTCTACCATGTGGTGGACGACGCCAGCCCCTTCCGGGACGTGGCCCTACGGACGGGCGAAGGCGACTTCGAGCTGGTGGTCATCCTCAGTGGTACCGTGGAGTCCACCAGCGCCACGTGCCAGGTGCGCACCTCCTACCTGCCCGAGGAGATCCTCTGGGGCTACGAGTTCACACCGGCCATCTCCCTCTCGGCCAGTGGCAAGTACGTGGCCGACTTCAGCCTCTTCGACCAGGTGGTGAAGGTGACGGCGCCCTGTTGTCTCCACGAGACCGTCCGGTTCGGGGACCCCGAGAAGGTGAAGCTGGAGGAGTCCCTGAGGGAGGCGGCAgagcgggagcgggagggaGCACCCCTGAGCGTCCGCATCAGCAACGTCTGAGCGCCCGCCAGGATGCCGCTGATGCCGCCGGAGGTGCCACCAGCCCCCAGAGATGCCACCAGCACCCGGAGAGGCCACCAGCTCTTTCCCCGATCCTGTCCTCCTGGGCCGTTTTCCCCCTTCCTTGTGGCATGGGGCAGCTCCCTTGGGGACCCCTGTGGGTGTTCGCCTGCCAGTGGggctgtccccccaccccatcccagtCCACCCGGGGACAGGGCTGTCCCCGTCCCTCCTCACTTAATGCTCTGTTATCACCAGCCAgagacccccagccccaccacagGACACAATCCTGCCGGGAGatgctgtccccagggagggggaCATGGCCACCTCCAGCCCCTGGGGACAGCCCAGGGACACCACTTCTTGCCAGCCGGGAGCCGTCTTGCTGCCCGATCCCACCCCAGTGAGCTGGGGTTGAGAACCAAGCCACTCGCTGCACATGTGGGCTGGGGAACGGGAGGCTCCAACCTCGTGGGACCTCTCCCCTTGCTCGTGGGactccccatccctgggaaggCTCAGGCTGGGGGGTGCagaccccctccccagcccatctcccccctgcacccccttTGTCCTCCCCAaggcccccagccccacagcacccaaACCACTGGGGGCCATGGGTGCACCCCCATGTCCAGGGTCATCGCACACTCaacaggggaaactgaggcaggaggaGCCTCTGAGCCCCCCTGTCCTCTACCACCACCCCCAGAGCCGGGCCCTCCTCCCTGCACTgaccgaccccccccccccccccctctggGCTgcggacacacacacacacacacacacacacaccgggGCATCACCGATAATCGGACACGGCTGCGGCGCCGTGTCCCCCTGGGCCGGgcgccccccccggccccgctcgaGCCCGTCGCTGCTGCTAACGTAGAGCTCTGCTATTAACGTGTggccccagctgccccccctCGCTGCGCTGAGGCCAGGtgatacatatacatacatatatatatatatatatagtgcgACtaatctatatatatataacaggGAAGGAAGGTTCCCCCCTGGAAAGACTGGCTCGCCGAAGCTCCGCTGCCACCAAGGCACCCTGGGGTCTTGTCCTCGatttggggggagaaaaggcGAAGCAGTTACTAAATAAAGGTTACGTTGATGGTGGGGAAGGGCTCTGCCAGCTACGCCGGGGAAGGCGGGCAGCCTTGTGTGTCACCCTTGGGTCCCAATGTTCCCAGGATCCCCCTCAGCCCCCAAAAGCAGGTGGTGGGGGGTCTGCAGAGCCATCCCTGACCCATCCACCCatgtccccccaccccgaggAAAGGGCACCAGGCGCTTGGTACAAGGACACaggtttatttatttccagcagCGGCCACCCGCAGCCATCACCCACGGGCTCagtccagcccccccccccagtacaGGCGGGCAACTGGGACTGGCACTGGGGGAGATGCACTCCCACCCCCCAGGACAGCCGGGGGGGATGCACAGCTACACCAGCCCCCACTGCAGACCTGTCCCCTCCGAGGACACGGCCAAGAAAACCCCCGGGGATGCGGTGATGTCCCCAAAGGGCAGCAGTCCTCGTGCAGGGGCACGGCCAGGACCCGGgtcctgctggggaagggacaaGGCAGGGGGGGACAGGAGAcctaccccccaaaaaacatcTGACATGACTGCAAAGGCACCAGgtgatacttaaaaaaaataatagttaaaaTCATGGCATAGCTACAGTAATTCGGAAACATTTACAAGAGTTGGTGGCGCGGGAGGAGCTTCACACCAGGAAGGAGGACGTCTGCTTGAATTCTCCCTGCGGGGACAAGGGGGACGTTAATGGTGGCGGGTGATGGGGAATCAGGTGGGACAAGGGCCGTGGGTGAGGAGTGCCTGGCTGGCTTTGCAACTGTCCCCAGGGAGAGCAGGTCACAGTCCCAGAGGAGCCCAGCTTGCTCCAAGCAGGACAGGGACAAGggatgctggggacagggatggcaCCTGAGCTCCCAGGGGGGCACTGGGGTCCCCACTCAGCCCCTTCGGGCACCCCGGGGAAGGTGTCTGGCTTCACACACCCCGCCAGGAGGTGACACAGCCACGTGGCACTGTCACCACCCACCCGTCCCAGCCCGTACTCACTTCGCTGCGGTGCGAGGGCTGGCTGTAAATCACCTTCTTGCCGGCggtgctgcagaaagcaagggTGTTAGAAGACGTCACGCTGCCCAGAGTCCCCCTTGTCCCCACCCTGAGCACCCAGTGACACCCAAGGCACCTTCCCAGCCcgcgggcaggggctgggggaggaagagacCACCCGTCCCTgctggcagaggaagaggaggcagccgggagagaggcagcagcatTACGGCTTCACTtactcttttctctctgaaatgaaagaaacagaagaggggTTTTAGGGAGGGACAgcggggggcaccggggcaAGTGATTCCCGGGGTGGCCAGCGCAGTACTCactgctgaagaagccccggCTGTAGGCAAACCAGATGCCGAAAGCCACGAGTGCCAGCACCATCAGCAGCACCACAACTGCAGCCACGATGCCGCCCACGTTGACTTCGCCTGGAAAAAGGGGGACCGGGACATCAGAGGGTGGCTGGATCCTGGCACGGAAACCCTCAGCTTGGCACCCACGGGATCCCGCAGAAATCCCACCGGGGGCCTCCGGTCCAAACCCAGCTCCAAGCAGGGCCAGCATCGAAGCTGGATCCGGTTCAGAGGCAGATTGGGCTGCCCAGTCAAGCTTTACTCATCCCCAAGGGcagctttccccccccccctccccctccacaGCATCACGCCAAGGGCTTGTTTCAGCCTGGACTGTCAGAGGCCAGGGTCATTAACATCACAGCTAATTAATGTCTTTGAACTTGGCAGGGCGAAGGGGTGATGGCATCACCTTGCACCAGCATCCCCCAAAACATGACCTGTGCTGGACGCAGCCCGGGCAGAGCCTGGAAAAGCCCcacactggggcagggggggagggaCGCAGCCCTGGCCTCTGCTGCTATTCCTTACTGGCTTCCATGTGGATAACGTCTGATTTCTGGGGGGAGCCCACGTTGTTCATTGCCTCGCAGTAGTAGTCACCGGTGTCGAAGCCACTCAGGGGCTCAAAGATCTAGATGGGAGCAGAGAGATGAAAGCggggcaggggaaggctgggggggtccccaagTTTGGAGCACCCTGTGCTCACCAGCTCCCCCGTGACGGGGTCCAGGGTGTAGGAGGAGTTTCTGAAGGTCaggctggttttggggttggcGGGCATCAGCATGCTGTCCTTGTACCAGCGGAAGGTGGGGGGCGGTGAGCCATCC
Coding sequences within:
- the KCNJ10 gene encoding ATP-sensitive inward rectifier potassium channel 10, whose product is MTSATKVYYSQTTQTDSRPLIGSGLRRRRVMTKDGRSNVRMEHIADKRFLYLKDLWTTFIDMQWRYKLVLFSATFAGTWFAFGVVWYLVAVVHGDLLEFDPPANHTPCVMQVHTLTGAFLFSLESQTTIGYGFRYISEECPLAIVLLITQLVLTTIMEIFITGTFLAKIARPKKRAETIKFSQNAVVAQHNGKTCLMIRVANMRKSLLIGCQVTGKLLQTHLTKEGESVRLNQVNVDFQVDTSSDSPFLILPLTFYHVVDDASPFRDVALRTGEGDFELVVILSGTVESTSATCQVRTSYLPEEILWGYEFTPAISLSASGKYVADFSLFDQVVKVTAPCCLHETVRFGDPEKVKLEESLREAAEREREGAPLSVRISNV